A section of the Hemibagrus wyckioides isolate EC202008001 linkage group LG04, SWU_Hwy_1.0, whole genome shotgun sequence genome encodes:
- the LOC131351821 gene encoding NLR family CARD domain-containing protein 3-like isoform X1 — protein MSSPAKDERYQKERSVSPETSGVSMKSDQSMGSPITFQQAEKERTVSKKRKTVNEPLEQTQRSKRKKYQKERSVSPEPSGVSMKSDQSMGSPITFQQAEKESDKPAISSPPVGKETKLQHLTRMTGEKELRSSTRVLDPSRVKNFKSKLQIKFQNINEGIPMHGKSRLLNETYTELYITSHPGCGHISDEHEVRSIERTCRIQTTGGVSQEKSINYNDIFKPLPGDEKPIRTVLTEGIAGIGKTVSVQKFVLDWTEGKANQDLDFIFPFNFRELNYNKGEHLSFLELLHFFFPETKELQIDYHHYKIMLIFDGLDESRISPDFLSTKMLTDLTESAPIEVLLTNLIIGNLLPSAFLWITSRPAASSQIPAVYIDRVTEVRGFNDPQKDEYFRKRISDQTLADKIITHLKSSRSLYIMCRIPVFCWISATVLEGMFCEAETEEVPKTLTQMFTHFLILQIKRGFQKYKIQEMNPGQISDIVLKLGKLAFQQLDKGNLIFYEYDLTECGIDVQEATVYSGVCTQIFIEEITSLGKVYSFVHLSVQEHLAAMYAFLSCINGNLSKQQSPEIFGLSSKATLIDLLKRAVDKALKSKNGHLDLFLRFLMGLSLESNAILFKCLLTETGRSSLTKDAAVTNMEITMYIKENIGKNPTHSPKKSINLFHCLNELNDQSLEQEVQVFLSKTANHCLHGVKLSPVQWSAIVFLLLNSKKGLEEFNLQQYAASDDCLMKLHQVVAESRKALLCNSNLTKKSCKVLIKVLSSDSSCLRELDLSDNDLQDSGVKLLAEGLKSPQCKLEVLRLASCKLTEKSCAVLASVFHSNLMYLTELCLSHNDLQDSGVKHLSEALQSPNCKLEILRLQDCKITKEGCAALAGALRSNPHLRELDLRANNLGDQEVKLLSEIKEDEKYTLQKLEL, from the exons ATGAGTTCACCTGCTAAAGATGAGAG atatCAGAAAGAAAGGTCTGTCTCACCTGAAACTAGTGGTGTGTCTATGAAGAGTGACCAGTCAATGGGTTCACCAATAACCTTTCAACaggcagagaaagaaag AACTGTATCTAAGAAGAGGAAGACGGTAAACGAGCCACTTGAACAGACACAGAGGTCTAAAAGGAAAAA atatCAGAAAGAAAGGTCTGTCTCACCTGAACCCAGCGGTGTGTCTATGAAGAGTGACCAGTCAATGGGTTCACCAATAACCTTTCAACaggcagagaaagaaag TGACAAACCTGCTATTTCCAGTCCTCCAGTGGGGAAGGAAACTAAACTCCAG CATCTGACACGAATGACTGGGGAAAAAGAACTTCGGAGCAGTACCAGAG TGCTGGACCCTTCAAGGGTAAAAAACTTCAAATCCAAACTACAGATAAAATTTCAGAATATTAATGAGGGAATCCCAATGCATGGGAAATCAAGACTTCTAAATGAGACTTACACAGAActctacatcacatcacatcctgGGTGTGGACACAtcagtgatgaacatgaggtcaGAAGTATTGAAAGGACATGTAGGATACAAACAACAGGAGGAGTCTCTCAAGAGAAGTCCATCAattataatgacatttttaaacCCTTACCTGGAGATGAGAAACCCATCAGAACTGTGCTAACAGAAGGCATTGCTGGAATTGGGAAAACGGTGTCTGTGCAGAAGTTTGTTCTGGACTGGACTGAAGGAAAAGCAAATCAGGATTTGGACTTCATTTTTCCATTTAACTTTAGGGAGTTGAATTATAACAAAGGAGAACATCTCAGTTTTTTGGAGCTTCTCCACTTTTTCTTCCCAGAAACCAAAGAACTTCAAATAGACTATCATCATTACAAAATCATGCTCATCTTTGATGGACTGGATGAGTCTCGTATTTCTCCTGATTTCCTAAGCACCAAAATGTTGACTGATCTAACAGAGTCAGCTCCAATAGAGGTTCTGTTAACAAATCTTATTATAGGGAATCTCCTTCCATCTGCATTCCTCTGGATAACATCTCGACCAGCAGCATCCAGTCAGATTCCTGCTGTTTATATTGACAGAGTTACAGAGGTACGAGGGTTCAATGACCCTCAGAAAGATGAGTACTTCCGGAAAAGAATCAGTGATCAAACCCTGGCTGataaaataatcacacacctAAAGTCATCACGAAGTCTTTACATTATGTGCCGCATTCCAGTCTTCTGTTGGATTTCAGCAACTGTACTTGAGGGAATGTTCTGTGAAGCAGAAACTGAAGAGGTCCCCAAGACCCTGACTCAAATGTTCACACATTTCCTGATCTTACAGATCAAACGTGGATTCCAAAAGTACAAAATACAGGAAATGAATCCTGGACAGATTTCAGACATTGTACTCAAACTGGGAAAGCTGGCGTTCCAGCAGCTGGATAAAGgaaacctgatcttctatgagTACGACCTCACTGAGTGTGGGATTGATGTCCAAGAGGCCACAGTGTACTCAGGAGTCTGCACTCAGATCTTTATTGAGGAAATCACTTCACTGGGGAAAGTGTACAGCTTTGTGCATCTGAGTGTTCAGGAGCATCTTGCAGCTATGTATGCATTTCTCTCATGTATCAATGGAAATCTCTCAAAACAACAATCCCCTGAAATCTTTGGACTCTCGAGCAAGGCAACACTGATAGACCTCCTGAAGAGGGCAGTGGACAAGGCCCTAAAGAGTAAGAATGGACACCTGGACCTTTTCCTGCGCTTCCTTAtgggtctctcactggagtccaatGCAATTCTTTTTAAATGCCTACTGACAGAGACAGGACGCAGCTCTCTGACCAAAGATGCTGCTGTCACAAACATGGAAATAACCATGTACATTAAGGAGAACATTGGAAAGAATCCAACACATTCACCAAagaaatccatcaatctgttccattgtctgaatgaactgaatgacCAGTCTCTGGAACAGGAGGTTCAAGTCTTTTTGAGTAAAACAGCAAATCATTGCCTCCATGGAGTCAAACTTTCTCCAGTTCAGTGGTCAGCTATTGTCTTCTTGTTGCTGAACTCAAAAAAGGGGTTAGAAGAGTTCAACCTACAGCAGTATGCAGCATCGGATGACTGTTTGATGAAACTCCACCAAGTGGTTGCAGAGTCCAGAAAAGCTCT GCTGTGTAATAGTAATCTTACAAAGAAAAGTTGTAAAGTTCTGATAAAAGTTCTCAGCTCAGACTCTTCATGTCTGAGAGAGCTGGACCTGAGCGATAATGAtctgcaggattcaggagtcAAACTGCTCGCTGAAGGGTTGAAGAGTCCACAGTGTAAGTTAGAGGTCCTACG ACTTGCCAGTTGCAAGCTCACAGAGAAAAGTTGTGCAGTTCTTGCTTCAGTTTTCCATTCCAACCTGATGTATCTGACAGAGCTGTGTCTCAGCCACAATGAcctgcaggattcaggagtaAAGCACCTCTCAGAGGCTCTGCAAAGCCCAAATTGTAAACTAGAGATACTAAG GTTACAAGACTGTAAAATTACAAAGGAAGGCTGTGCTGCACTTGCAGGAGCTCTGAGGTCAAATCCACACCTAAGAGAGCTCGATCTGCGAGCTAATAATTTGGGAgaccaggaagtgaagttgCTATCTGAAATAAAGGAAGATGAAAAGTACACACTGCAGAAGTTGGA
- the LOC131351821 gene encoding NLR family CARD domain-containing protein 3-like isoform X2: protein MSSPAKDERYQKERSVSPETSGVSMKSDQSMGSPITFQQAEKERTVSKKRKTVNEPLEQTQRSKRKKYQKERSVSPEPSGVSMKSDQSMGSPITFQQAEKESDKPAISSPPVGKETKLQHLTRMTGEKELRSSTRVLDPSRVKNFKSKLQIKFQNINEGIPMHGKSRLLNETYTELYITSHPGCGHISDEHEVRSIERTCRIQTTGGVSQEKSINYNDIFKPLPGDEKPIRTVLTEGIAGIGKTVSVQKFVLDWTEGKANQDLDFIFPFNFRELNYNKGEHLSFLELLHFFFPETKELQIDYHHYKIMLIFDGLDESRISPDFLSTKMLTDLTESAPIEVLLTNLIIGNLLPSAFLWITSRPAASSQIPAVYIDRVTEVRGFNDPQKDEYFRKRISDQTLADKIITHLKSSRSLYIMCRIPVFCWISATVLEGMFCEAETEEVPKTLTQMFTHFLILQIKRGFQKYKIQEMNPGQISDIVLKLGKLAFQQLDKGNLIFYEYDLTECGIDVQEATVYSGVCTQIFIEEITSLGKVYSFVHLSVQEHLAAMYAFLSCINGNLSKQQSPEIFGLSSKATLIDLLKRAVDKALKSKNGHLDLFLRFLMGLSLESNAILFKCLLTETGRSSLTKDAAVTNMEITMYIKENIGKNPTHSPKKSINLFHCLNELNDQSLEQEVQVFLSKTANHCLHGVKLSPVQWSAIVFLLLNSKKGLEEFNLQQYAASDDCLMKLHQVVAESRKALLCNSNLTKKSCKVLIKVLSSDSSCLRELDLSDNDLQDSGVKLLAEGLKSPQCKLEVLR from the exons ATGAGTTCACCTGCTAAAGATGAGAG atatCAGAAAGAAAGGTCTGTCTCACCTGAAACTAGTGGTGTGTCTATGAAGAGTGACCAGTCAATGGGTTCACCAATAACCTTTCAACaggcagagaaagaaag AACTGTATCTAAGAAGAGGAAGACGGTAAACGAGCCACTTGAACAGACACAGAGGTCTAAAAGGAAAAA atatCAGAAAGAAAGGTCTGTCTCACCTGAACCCAGCGGTGTGTCTATGAAGAGTGACCAGTCAATGGGTTCACCAATAACCTTTCAACaggcagagaaagaaag TGACAAACCTGCTATTTCCAGTCCTCCAGTGGGGAAGGAAACTAAACTCCAG CATCTGACACGAATGACTGGGGAAAAAGAACTTCGGAGCAGTACCAGAG TGCTGGACCCTTCAAGGGTAAAAAACTTCAAATCCAAACTACAGATAAAATTTCAGAATATTAATGAGGGAATCCCAATGCATGGGAAATCAAGACTTCTAAATGAGACTTACACAGAActctacatcacatcacatcctgGGTGTGGACACAtcagtgatgaacatgaggtcaGAAGTATTGAAAGGACATGTAGGATACAAACAACAGGAGGAGTCTCTCAAGAGAAGTCCATCAattataatgacatttttaaacCCTTACCTGGAGATGAGAAACCCATCAGAACTGTGCTAACAGAAGGCATTGCTGGAATTGGGAAAACGGTGTCTGTGCAGAAGTTTGTTCTGGACTGGACTGAAGGAAAAGCAAATCAGGATTTGGACTTCATTTTTCCATTTAACTTTAGGGAGTTGAATTATAACAAAGGAGAACATCTCAGTTTTTTGGAGCTTCTCCACTTTTTCTTCCCAGAAACCAAAGAACTTCAAATAGACTATCATCATTACAAAATCATGCTCATCTTTGATGGACTGGATGAGTCTCGTATTTCTCCTGATTTCCTAAGCACCAAAATGTTGACTGATCTAACAGAGTCAGCTCCAATAGAGGTTCTGTTAACAAATCTTATTATAGGGAATCTCCTTCCATCTGCATTCCTCTGGATAACATCTCGACCAGCAGCATCCAGTCAGATTCCTGCTGTTTATATTGACAGAGTTACAGAGGTACGAGGGTTCAATGACCCTCAGAAAGATGAGTACTTCCGGAAAAGAATCAGTGATCAAACCCTGGCTGataaaataatcacacacctAAAGTCATCACGAAGTCTTTACATTATGTGCCGCATTCCAGTCTTCTGTTGGATTTCAGCAACTGTACTTGAGGGAATGTTCTGTGAAGCAGAAACTGAAGAGGTCCCCAAGACCCTGACTCAAATGTTCACACATTTCCTGATCTTACAGATCAAACGTGGATTCCAAAAGTACAAAATACAGGAAATGAATCCTGGACAGATTTCAGACATTGTACTCAAACTGGGAAAGCTGGCGTTCCAGCAGCTGGATAAAGgaaacctgatcttctatgagTACGACCTCACTGAGTGTGGGATTGATGTCCAAGAGGCCACAGTGTACTCAGGAGTCTGCACTCAGATCTTTATTGAGGAAATCACTTCACTGGGGAAAGTGTACAGCTTTGTGCATCTGAGTGTTCAGGAGCATCTTGCAGCTATGTATGCATTTCTCTCATGTATCAATGGAAATCTCTCAAAACAACAATCCCCTGAAATCTTTGGACTCTCGAGCAAGGCAACACTGATAGACCTCCTGAAGAGGGCAGTGGACAAGGCCCTAAAGAGTAAGAATGGACACCTGGACCTTTTCCTGCGCTTCCTTAtgggtctctcactggagtccaatGCAATTCTTTTTAAATGCCTACTGACAGAGACAGGACGCAGCTCTCTGACCAAAGATGCTGCTGTCACAAACATGGAAATAACCATGTACATTAAGGAGAACATTGGAAAGAATCCAACACATTCACCAAagaaatccatcaatctgttccattgtctgaatgaactgaatgacCAGTCTCTGGAACAGGAGGTTCAAGTCTTTTTGAGTAAAACAGCAAATCATTGCCTCCATGGAGTCAAACTTTCTCCAGTTCAGTGGTCAGCTATTGTCTTCTTGTTGCTGAACTCAAAAAAGGGGTTAGAAGAGTTCAACCTACAGCAGTATGCAGCATCGGATGACTGTTTGATGAAACTCCACCAAGTGGTTGCAGAGTCCAGAAAAGCTCT GCTGTGTAATAGTAATCTTACAAAGAAAAGTTGTAAAGTTCTGATAAAAGTTCTCAGCTCAGACTCTTCATGTCTGAGAGAGCTGGACCTGAGCGATAATGAtctgcaggattcaggagtcAAACTGCTCGCTGAAGGGTTGAAGAGTCCACAGTGTAAGTTAGAGGTCCTACGGTAA